The following are encoded together in the Planococcus antarcticus DSM 14505 genome:
- a CDS encoding TetR/AcrR family transcriptional regulator, whose product MPKLIDPIERKQSIAQATWNIILQQGIEGVSARNIAKEASLSLGALRYYFSSQEELMLYAEALVFERLTDKTNEIFQEDQPPLEKIIGVLLAFLPVNDESATEAEVRLIFKLHRRQSRMTYSEVQDVALQAVKNIISNLILLNLLKKGLDVSLETDRLIHLLDGMVLDAMVRPERYNKEQQRIMIVRHLNAICKEDVDC is encoded by the coding sequence ATGCCAAAACTAATTGATCCTATCGAACGAAAACAGTCGATTGCACAAGCCACTTGGAACATCATACTGCAACAAGGTATCGAAGGCGTTTCTGCAAGAAATATTGCAAAGGAGGCCAGTTTGTCTTTAGGTGCATTGCGTTATTATTTTTCATCACAGGAAGAACTAATGCTTTACGCAGAAGCGCTGGTTTTTGAACGGCTGACAGACAAAACGAACGAGATCTTCCAAGAAGACCAACCCCCATTGGAGAAAATTATTGGCGTGCTACTGGCCTTTTTGCCTGTCAATGATGAATCAGCAACGGAAGCCGAGGTGAGGCTGATTTTCAAGCTGCATAGACGCCAGAGCAGAATGACTTATTCCGAAGTACAGGATGTGGCCTTGCAGGCAGTCAAGAATATCATTTCGAATTTAATTTTGTTGAATCTGCTAAAAAAAGGACTGGATGTTTCGCTTGAAACAGACAGGTTGATTCATTTGCTAGACGGCATGGTTTTGGACGCGATGGTTAGGCCGGAGCGGTATAACAAGGAACAGCAGCGGATAATGATTGTCCGTCACTTGAATGCCATCTGTAAAGAAGACGTAGATTGTTGA
- a CDS encoding PucR family transcriptional regulator: MHEMHQKNPFKKTFFDLKELVDGIQENLLCPATIEDTNHRLHAYSSHEDDTDSARIGTIISQRVPEKVINRLWKVGVIPKLMQSDSALRIPHIEDIGLRDRVAISIRKNNEILGYIWVVEGHTKLNDTQLDLLKDAAVAAMPLMDKLHQNRKRKEENYQDFLWQLLNGQHKTLQEIHDKFYDLNLKMPDSFSVLAFRFEQDISRKIEEQISYLITTSQKITNHFLVVMDEELILIASPHSSQLDDKAFDDFISFFISEMANRFSIHEIKGSAGASYNNFDKAQSSYQEAIKVLEMKERFPEELKNIHHFRKLGAFRYLDLIPKEQRVKHYEHPAIAKLEEYDSLHKSNLLKTLEVFIQQDSNMNDAAKKLFVHTNTLHYRIKRISEIGGIRLNNTHEKIGIYLDLKARKIDGK; encoded by the coding sequence ATGCACGAAATGCACCAGAAGAACCCATTTAAAAAAACATTTTTTGACCTGAAGGAACTGGTCGACGGCATTCAAGAAAATTTGCTGTGCCCAGCAACGATTGAAGATACCAATCACCGTTTACATGCCTACAGCTCCCATGAAGATGACACTGATTCCGCTCGAATTGGCACCATCATCTCACAGCGCGTTCCTGAAAAAGTTATCAATCGCCTATGGAAAGTGGGCGTTATCCCGAAATTGATGCAATCGGATTCCGCTTTACGCATCCCCCACATTGAAGACATCGGACTTCGCGACCGTGTGGCGATCTCCATTCGAAAAAACAATGAAATCCTGGGCTATATTTGGGTAGTCGAAGGACACACGAAACTAAATGATACCCAATTGGATTTACTAAAGGATGCAGCCGTTGCAGCTATGCCTTTAATGGATAAGCTTCATCAGAACCGTAAGCGAAAAGAGGAGAACTACCAGGATTTCCTATGGCAGTTGCTGAATGGCCAACATAAGACCTTGCAAGAAATTCATGACAAATTCTATGATCTAAACCTAAAGATGCCAGACAGTTTTTCTGTACTTGCTTTCCGTTTTGAACAGGATATATCGCGGAAAATAGAGGAACAGATTTCTTATTTAATTACAACCAGCCAAAAAATCACCAATCATTTTCTGGTAGTCATGGATGAAGAATTGATCTTAATCGCTTCTCCCCACTCCTCACAACTCGATGACAAAGCTTTCGACGATTTTATTTCGTTTTTCATCTCTGAAATGGCCAATCGCTTTTCTATCCACGAGATCAAAGGAAGTGCCGGGGCTAGTTATAATAATTTTGACAAGGCGCAATCGAGCTATCAAGAAGCGATAAAAGTATTGGAGATGAAAGAGCGTTTTCCTGAGGAGTTGAAAAACATCCATCATTTCCGCAAGCTTGGCGCATTTAGGTATTTGGATCTTATCCCAAAAGAACAGCGGGTCAAACATTACGAGCATCCAGCTATCGCCAAGCTTGAAGAATACGACAGTCTCCATAAATCCAACTTGCTAAAGACTCTTGAAGTCTTTATCCAACAAGACAGCAATATGAACGATGCAGCTAAAAAGCTATTTGTTCATACCAATACACTCCATTACCGAATCAAGCGAATATCTGAAATCGGCGGTATCCGTCTAAACAATACGCATGAAAAAATCGGGATTTATCTTGATTTAAAAGCAAGAAAAATAGATGGGAAATAG
- the ald gene encoding alanine dehydrogenase, translating into MIIGIPKEIKNNENRVAITPAGVDAFVRAGHQVIIEAGAGLGSSFTDEDYTATGAKMVGTAQEAWTAEMVMKVKEPVVTEYQYFREDLLLFTYLHLAAEPALTHALVDSKVTAVAYETVSVNRTLPLLTPMSEVAGRMAAQVGAQFLEKIYGGKGILLSGVPGVQRGKVTIIGGGVAGTNAAKMAIGLGAQVTIIDLSPERLRQLDDIFGTDVTTLISNPFNIAQAVKESDLVIGAVLIPGSKAPKLVTEEMVQAMNPGSVIVDIAIDQGGIFETADRISTHDDPTYVKHEVVHYAVANMPGAVPRTSTIALTNVTVGYALQMANKGVQQAVAENAALKLGVNTANGSVTYEAVAKDLGFDFVSVDEALAKPTSLV; encoded by the coding sequence ATGATTATTGGAATTCCAAAAGAAATCAAGAACAACGAAAACCGCGTGGCGATTACTCCTGCTGGTGTCGATGCTTTTGTAAGAGCTGGACATCAAGTCATCATCGAAGCAGGAGCTGGTCTTGGCAGCAGCTTTACAGATGAAGATTACACTGCAACTGGTGCAAAAATGGTCGGAACAGCACAGGAAGCTTGGACTGCTGAAATGGTCATGAAAGTAAAAGAACCTGTTGTTACTGAATATCAATACTTCCGTGAAGATCTATTATTGTTTACTTACCTGCATCTTGCAGCTGAACCTGCCTTGACGCATGCATTAGTGGATAGCAAAGTGACTGCGGTTGCTTATGAAACGGTATCGGTTAATCGTACACTTCCACTGTTGACACCAATGAGTGAAGTGGCTGGAAGAATGGCTGCTCAAGTCGGTGCTCAATTCCTCGAAAAAATTTATGGCGGCAAAGGCATCCTCCTGTCCGGTGTACCAGGTGTACAACGCGGCAAAGTGACGATCATCGGCGGTGGCGTCGCAGGAACAAATGCGGCGAAAATGGCAATTGGCCTTGGCGCACAAGTAACGATCATCGATTTGAGCCCGGAACGTCTCCGCCAATTGGATGATATCTTTGGAACTGATGTAACGACATTGATTTCCAACCCATTCAATATCGCACAAGCAGTTAAAGAGTCTGATTTGGTCATCGGCGCTGTGTTAATCCCAGGATCAAAAGCACCTAAATTGGTGACGGAAGAAATGGTGCAAGCCATGAATCCAGGGTCTGTTATTGTAGATATTGCTATCGACCAAGGCGGAATTTTTGAAACGGCAGATCGCATCAGTACGCATGATGATCCAACTTATGTAAAACATGAAGTTGTCCATTATGCAGTTGCCAACATGCCTGGAGCTGTGCCACGCACATCGACCATCGCATTGACGAATGTTACTGTCGGCTATGCACTGCAAATGGCCAACAAAGGAGTTCAACAAGCGGTTGCTGAAAATGCGGCATTGAAGCTTGGCGTCAACACGGCAAACGGCAGCGTCACTTATGAAGCGGTAGCTAAAGATCTTGGCTTTGATTTTGTATCCGTTGATGAAGCTCTAGCTAAACCGACATCATTGGTGTAA
- the pgeF gene encoding peptidoglycan editing factor PgeF, giving the protein MKAKLYVNDGQYVSGMTLKDLAEPESNNMALHACENPQSVLANRKKLADFISAPVSSFICAQQTHSANFRRVSAKDKGRGAYDTEDAFSDTDALYTYDSRVVLCSFAADCVPVIIHDRKTGLIGVVHSGWQGTIKEIMSKLLQQLIDLEQCDPVDLDIQIGAAISQQQFEVDQDVYSKLDSLGYASEFMYFNNMTKKYHIDNQATVKRQCELVGVPSGQIHIDPTCTFLSPDGFSYRQDRKSGRHLIFAMKK; this is encoded by the coding sequence ATGAAAGCAAAACTCTATGTAAACGATGGACAATATGTCTCAGGCATGACTCTGAAAGATCTTGCTGAACCTGAAAGCAATAATATGGCGCTACATGCCTGTGAAAATCCACAATCAGTTTTGGCGAACCGTAAAAAATTGGCCGACTTCATCAGTGCTCCAGTGTCTAGTTTTATCTGTGCACAGCAAACGCATAGCGCCAACTTCCGGAGAGTATCGGCAAAAGATAAAGGACGCGGAGCATATGACACGGAGGATGCCTTTTCCGATACGGATGCACTGTATACCTATGATTCCAGAGTTGTGTTATGCAGTTTTGCGGCTGATTGTGTACCGGTCATCATTCATGACAGAAAAACGGGTCTGATTGGGGTTGTCCATTCCGGATGGCAAGGCACGATCAAAGAAATCATGTCTAAACTGCTTCAGCAGCTAATCGACCTCGAACAATGCGATCCGGTTGATTTGGACATACAGATTGGCGCAGCCATCAGCCAACAGCAATTCGAAGTGGATCAAGACGTTTATTCGAAGTTAGATTCTCTTGGCTATGCCAGTGAGTTTATGTATTTCAATAACATGACCAAGAAATACCATATCGACAATCAAGCCACAGTCAAAAGACAATGCGAACTGGTAGGCGTCCCTTCCGGACAGATTCATATTGATCCGACTTGTACGTTTTTAAGCCCGGATGGCTTCTCTTACCGTCAGGACAGAAAAAGTGGCAGACATTTGATATTCGCAATGAAAAAATGA
- a CDS encoding L-lactate MFS transporter, with protein MGKTKNRWLIALSAIAIQLSIGAAYAYSVYTTPISSEMGWAPKEITYAFTIMMALGGISAAFFGGFVEKNGPRKSAIVAAFLFGFGQAGAGFAIQIDSLVLFLLTYGFLSGLGLGVGYIAPISTLVKWFPDRRGLATGMAVMGFGAGALITAPVAANLIGSYGVSTTFYILGISYFILILLGASYIAPPPKEWMPQGLQQAIDSGKKVMKKDLAQLTAKEAVKTRRFWMVWSMMLINVSAGIMIISVASPMSQEMIGLSAAGAATLVGIMGIFNGGGRLGWAAISDYIGRPTVFTIFFVLQIVAFTMLPNVANILVFQALILVIVSCYGGGFSNLPAFIGDLFGTKQLGAIHGYLLTTWSMGGIIGPAIVSQIRERTDSYVPVFYVFIVLVSIAFLISLLIRWDIKRIEGHQDSQKTASASKGLNLQEGNN; from the coding sequence ATGGGAAAAACAAAAAACAGATGGCTGATCGCGCTGTCAGCGATTGCTATCCAATTATCAATCGGGGCGGCTTATGCCTATAGTGTCTATACGACGCCAATCAGCAGCGAAATGGGCTGGGCACCTAAAGAAATCACTTATGCTTTCACAATTATGATGGCACTTGGTGGGATCTCGGCTGCATTCTTCGGCGGATTTGTCGAAAAGAATGGACCCCGAAAATCAGCAATTGTAGCAGCATTCTTATTCGGTTTCGGACAAGCCGGTGCAGGGTTTGCCATCCAAATTGATTCGCTGGTATTATTTCTTCTTACATACGGTTTCTTAAGTGGTCTTGGACTGGGAGTAGGCTATATTGCACCGATTTCGACTCTGGTCAAATGGTTCCCGGACCGCAGAGGACTGGCTACCGGAATGGCGGTCATGGGCTTTGGAGCTGGTGCATTGATTACCGCGCCGGTTGCAGCTAATTTGATCGGTTCATATGGTGTCAGCACGACATTCTATATTCTCGGAATCAGCTATTTTATCTTGATTTTGCTTGGTGCCTCATACATTGCACCGCCGCCGAAAGAATGGATGCCGCAGGGGCTGCAGCAGGCAATCGACTCAGGGAAAAAAGTGATGAAAAAAGATTTGGCGCAGTTGACTGCTAAAGAAGCAGTGAAAACTCGCCGCTTCTGGATGGTTTGGTCAATGATGCTGATCAATGTCAGTGCTGGTATCATGATCATCTCTGTTGCGTCACCGATGTCACAGGAAATGATTGGACTGTCTGCAGCCGGTGCTGCCACTTTAGTCGGCATCATGGGCATTTTCAACGGTGGAGGCAGACTCGGATGGGCTGCAATTTCCGATTACATCGGACGCCCAACCGTCTTCACAATTTTCTTTGTGCTGCAGATAGTGGCATTCACAATGCTTCCGAACGTCGCCAATATATTGGTGTTTCAGGCTTTAATATTGGTCATTGTCAGCTGCTACGGCGGTGGATTCTCCAATCTTCCGGCATTTATCGGCGATCTTTTTGGAACCAAGCAATTGGGCGCAATCCATGGCTACTTATTGACGACCTGGTCAATGGGTGGCATCATTGGACCAGCAATCGTTTCGCAAATTCGCGAGCGGACAGACAGCTATGTGCCAGTATTCTACGTCTTCATTGTTTTGGTTTCCATTGCTTTCCTGATTTCGCTGTTGATCCGCTGGGACATCAAGCGAATTGAAGGGCATCAGGATTCACAGAAGACAGCATCTGCTTCAAAAGGACTCAATCTTCAAGAAGGCAATAACTGA
- the citZ gene encoding citrate synthase gives MTSSKGLEGVVATQSAISSIIDDTLTYVGYDIDDLAVNASFEEVIYLLWHQRLPKADELAELKQQLADNMAVPQAVLDHFKTYDIKHVHPMAALRTAVSMLGLFDEEAEVMEPEANYRKAIKIQAKISTLVTAFGRIRNGQEPVAPKTDLSFAANFLYMLSGELPEAIEEEAFNKALVLHADHELNASTFTARVAVATLSDVYSGVTAAIGALKGPLHGGANEQVMKMLTEIGSVDNVEKVINDKLENKEKIMGFGHRVYRKGDPRAKHLRDMSQKLTKIRGEEKWYEMSVKIDDIVSGQKNLPPNVDFYSASVYHSLNIEHDLFTPIFAVSRTSGWLAHILEQYSDNRLIRPRAEYIGPGMQTYVPVEDR, from the coding sequence ATGACATCGTCAAAAGGTTTAGAAGGTGTAGTAGCAACACAATCCGCCATCAGCTCGATCATTGATGACACACTTACATACGTCGGCTACGATATTGACGACTTGGCCGTCAACGCAAGCTTTGAAGAAGTGATTTACTTGTTGTGGCACCAGCGTTTGCCAAAAGCAGACGAATTGGCGGAACTCAAGCAGCAATTAGCGGACAACATGGCGGTTCCTCAAGCCGTGCTGGACCATTTCAAAACGTACGACATCAAGCATGTCCACCCGATGGCCGCGCTTCGTACAGCGGTTTCGATGCTCGGCTTATTCGACGAAGAAGCCGAAGTCATGGAACCGGAAGCAAACTACCGCAAAGCCATCAAAATCCAAGCGAAAATCTCGACATTGGTGACCGCTTTCGGTCGCATCCGCAACGGACAAGAACCCGTTGCACCCAAAACGGACTTAAGCTTTGCCGCAAACTTCCTGTACATGTTGTCTGGTGAATTGCCAGAAGCTATTGAAGAAGAAGCGTTTAACAAAGCGTTGGTTCTTCACGCCGACCACGAGTTGAACGCATCAACGTTCACGGCACGTGTGGCAGTTGCGACACTGTCTGACGTTTATTCAGGTGTAACCGCTGCAATCGGTGCCTTAAAAGGTCCACTTCACGGCGGCGCAAACGAACAAGTGATGAAGATGTTGACAGAAATCGGCTCGGTCGATAACGTCGAAAAAGTCATCAATGACAAACTGGAAAACAAAGAAAAAATCATGGGCTTCGGACACCGTGTCTATCGTAAAGGCGACCCACGCGCGAAGCATTTGCGTGACATGTCCCAGAAATTGACGAAGATCCGCGGCGAAGAGAAATGGTACGAGATGTCCGTAAAAATCGATGACATCGTTTCCGGCCAGAAAAACCTGCCACCGAACGTGGATTTCTACTCGGCATCGGTCTACCACAGCTTGAACATCGAGCATGATTTGTTCACACCGATTTTTGCGGTTTCCCGCACATCGGGTTGGTTGGCTCATATCTTAGAGCAATACTCAGACAACCGCTTGATCCGCCCACGCGCGGAATACATCGGGCCTGGCATGCAAACGTATGTGCCGGTTGAAGATAGATAA
- the moaA gene encoding GTP 3',8-cyclase MoaA, translated as MAIKPVEDYFQRPIRDLRISVTDRCNFRCSYCMPKEVFGDDYAFLPKQELLSFEEIHRLTKVFVAMGVKKIRLTGGEPLMRRRLPELVEKILSVEGVEDIGLTTNGLLLGNQAQALYDAGLRRLNISLDALDPELFGKLNGRGVDPSHILKQIDFARQIGFEIKVNMVVQKDVNEQEILPMTAYFKERGITLRFIEFMDVGNDNGWSFKKVVTKKQILEKLQTVYKLEPVDKDYYGEVAKRYRFEEGEAQVGFITSVSESFCSSCTRARLSSDGKFYTCLFATNHFDIRELIRSGSSDQELVEKISAVWEHRDDRYSDERTELTAKNRNKIGMSYIGG; from the coding sequence ATGGCCATTAAACCAGTAGAGGACTACTTTCAACGTCCGATACGGGATTTACGAATTTCAGTCACCGACCGCTGTAATTTCCGTTGTTCGTATTGCATGCCTAAAGAAGTATTTGGTGACGATTATGCATTTTTACCGAAGCAGGAATTGTTGTCATTTGAAGAAATACATCGCTTGACTAAAGTGTTTGTAGCAATGGGCGTTAAAAAGATTCGGTTGACAGGTGGTGAACCGTTAATGCGCAGAAGATTGCCAGAATTGGTTGAGAAAATCCTTTCTGTTGAAGGGGTAGAAGATATCGGATTGACGACAAATGGCTTGCTTCTTGGCAATCAGGCTCAAGCGCTTTACGATGCGGGACTTCGCAGGTTGAATATTAGTTTAGATGCACTTGATCCTGAATTGTTCGGCAAGCTGAACGGCCGGGGCGTCGATCCATCGCATATCCTGAAACAAATCGATTTCGCACGGCAAATTGGATTTGAAATCAAAGTCAATATGGTTGTTCAAAAAGATGTCAATGAACAAGAAATATTGCCCATGACAGCTTATTTCAAAGAGCGTGGCATCACGTTGCGTTTTATCGAATTCATGGATGTTGGCAATGACAACGGCTGGAGCTTTAAAAAAGTAGTAACGAAAAAGCAGATTCTTGAAAAGCTGCAAACCGTCTACAAACTAGAGCCTGTCGACAAAGATTATTACGGTGAAGTGGCGAAACGCTACCGCTTTGAAGAAGGAGAGGCGCAAGTTGGATTTATCACGTCTGTGTCAGAATCTTTCTGTTCATCTTGTACGCGTGCCCGTTTGTCTTCGGACGGAAAATTCTATACTTGCTTGTTTGCAACAAATCATTTTGATATTCGCGAACTGATTCGGAGCGGGTCGAGCGACCAAGAATTAGTAGAGAAAATTTCTGCCGTTTGGGAGCATCGAGATGATCGCTACTCAGATGAACGAACTGAATTGACAGCTAAAAACCGTAATAAAATCGGCATGTCGTATATCGGTGGCTAA
- the mobA gene encoding molybdenum cofactor guanylyltransferase has translation MRTTVGILLAGGLSRRFGSPKAFAELDGELFYERAYKALDRVCDHVVIISRPELVACFSSDYDVITDLDWIAGQGPLAGILSGITARQADKYLVLPCDMPFIGPAETAKLLALTEDSSDISAVWNDSEKIPLFSVWDIHLKEQLQKELETGQLRVMKFMEKVTTQWINSSEIHKDQLVFRNVNQPDD, from the coding sequence GTGAGGACTACAGTCGGTATCTTGCTTGCAGGCGGGTTATCACGCCGTTTCGGTTCTCCCAAAGCCTTCGCAGAACTAGATGGTGAGCTTTTTTACGAACGTGCTTACAAGGCTTTGGATCGTGTTTGTGATCATGTGGTTATTATTTCCAGACCGGAATTGGTAGCGTGCTTTTCATCTGACTACGATGTCATCACCGATCTTGACTGGATTGCGGGACAAGGACCACTAGCTGGAATCTTGTCTGGCATAACTGCGAGACAAGCCGATAAATATTTGGTGCTGCCTTGTGATATGCCGTTTATCGGTCCTGCTGAAACGGCAAAGCTTCTAGCCTTAACGGAAGATTCTTCAGATATATCAGCTGTATGGAACGACAGTGAAAAAATTCCTTTGTTCAGCGTTTGGGATATCCATTTAAAAGAACAGCTGCAAAAAGAATTGGAAACTGGTCAATTACGTGTGATGAAATTTATGGAGAAAGTGACTACTCAGTGGATCAACTCATCAGAAATCCATAAAGATCAGCTTGTTTTTCGCAACGTGAATCAACCCGACGACTAA
- the moaD gene encoding molybdopterin converting factor subunit 1, producing the protein MINLRYFAGLKEQTGVSEEQIDMAGRTVEELWQWATEKYPDFLSGAARVAVNEEYALPTDVLEKGDVVAFIPPVSGG; encoded by the coding sequence ATGATCAACTTGCGTTATTTTGCAGGACTCAAAGAACAGACCGGTGTTTCCGAAGAACAAATCGACATGGCTGGACGCACCGTTGAGGAACTATGGCAATGGGCAACGGAAAAATATCCAGATTTCCTGTCGGGCGCGGCTCGCGTAGCTGTCAATGAAGAATACGCGTTGCCGACAGATGTTTTAGAAAAAGGAGATGTGGTCGCTTTTATTCCACCGGTCAGCGGGGGGTGA
- a CDS encoding molybdenum cofactor biosynthesis protein MoaE: protein MKAFEVVTEAINPQVYADFVLRPEAGAVTLFTGHVREWTKGVRTLHLSYEAYVPMAEKKLAQIGQEIEQRWEGTKVAIAHRIGELQISDIAVVIAVSSPHRKTAYEANEYAIERIKEIVPIWKKEIWEDGEQWIGDQKKKPKGGLA, encoded by the coding sequence ATGAAGGCGTTTGAAGTCGTAACAGAAGCGATCAATCCTCAAGTCTACGCAGATTTTGTGCTGCGACCGGAAGCAGGTGCTGTGACTTTGTTCACCGGGCATGTTCGTGAATGGACAAAAGGTGTACGAACATTGCATTTGTCCTACGAAGCCTATGTGCCGATGGCAGAGAAAAAATTGGCGCAAATTGGTCAGGAAATCGAACAACGCTGGGAAGGAACAAAAGTAGCCATCGCGCACCGTATTGGCGAGCTGCAAATTAGCGATATCGCAGTCGTTATCGCAGTTTCATCACCGCATCGGAAAACAGCTTACGAAGCAAACGAATATGCCATAGAACGAATAAAAGAAATTGTGCCTATTTGGAAAAAAGAGATTTGGGAAGATGGAGAACAATGGATCGGCGATCAAAAGAAGAAGCCGAAAGGGGGATTAGCATGA
- the mobB gene encoding molybdopterin-guanine dinucleotide biosynthesis protein B, producing the protein MDTVKVLQVVGFKNSGKTTVILNLLRLANDKGKKVSTVKHHGHGGALDMPSAATDSMRFFEEGTNSSVVYGGGVVQVLQRKEEAMLDELIGLASMEDPDLILVEGFKRDDYEKIVLLRSAEDWIELQELNHIVLVITPKQMKLDNLPVVLHNDLKQLNSWFTNWMDGDSNEGV; encoded by the coding sequence GTGGACACTGTGAAAGTGTTACAAGTGGTCGGCTTTAAAAACAGCGGCAAAACGACAGTAATCTTGAACTTGCTTAGATTGGCAAACGACAAAGGAAAAAAAGTGTCCACCGTTAAGCATCATGGCCACGGAGGCGCACTCGACATGCCTTCAGCCGCCACCGATAGTATGCGTTTTTTTGAAGAAGGAACAAACAGCTCGGTCGTTTATGGCGGAGGAGTTGTTCAAGTGCTTCAGCGAAAAGAAGAAGCGATGCTAGATGAGCTGATTGGCCTTGCTTCTATGGAAGATCCCGATTTGATTTTAGTAGAAGGCTTTAAAAGAGACGATTATGAGAAAATCGTCTTGCTGCGATCGGCTGAAGATTGGATAGAGCTTCAAGAGCTCAATCATATCGTCTTAGTAATCACACCGAAACAGATGAAGCTGGACAATCTACCGGTTGTTCTGCACAATGACCTTAAGCAATTAAACTCTTGGTTTACTAACTGGATGGATGGTGACAGCAATGAAGGCGTTTGA
- a CDS encoding molybdopterin molybdotransferase MoeA, giving the protein MVEKRTPLPVAEAVERVLEHAMSLGAEKVELEESYGRILAEPIIASSDVPPFDRSPYDGFAIRSVDSTGASGDNRVAFNVIDHIGAGEVSTKKLAPFEAIRIMTGAQLPEEADAVVMFEQTVESVESVTIRKPFGAVENVSLQGEDLKKNEVVIASGSFINPGTIALLATFGYSQVAVSKQPVVGILSTGTELLSVGDDLAPGKIRNSNGPMIVAQLKRMGLHCKMYGMSIDQLDESYEVVKKAAAETDCLITTGGVSVGDFDFLPAIYERLGAEVLFNKVAMRPGSVTTVAVANGRYLFGLSGNPSACFTGFELFVRPALLKMMSASKLYLPHTTARLGEDFTKANPFTRFIRALYNGDTVSPAGFNKSNAVSSIARGNALIVLPGGTRGYQSGDAVDVLLLGVEEGSDRWTL; this is encoded by the coding sequence ATGGTCGAAAAACGGACGCCACTACCCGTTGCAGAAGCGGTTGAGCGAGTATTAGAACATGCCATGTCGCTTGGGGCGGAAAAGGTAGAACTAGAAGAAAGCTATGGCCGAATTTTGGCAGAGCCGATTATCGCTTCAAGCGATGTACCGCCGTTCGATCGGTCTCCTTACGACGGTTTTGCAATTCGTTCTGTGGATTCTACTGGAGCGTCAGGTGATAATCGAGTGGCATTTAATGTAATTGATCACATTGGAGCGGGAGAGGTGTCTACTAAAAAGCTGGCACCTTTTGAAGCAATCCGCATCATGACAGGTGCACAGTTACCAGAAGAGGCTGATGCCGTGGTAATGTTTGAACAAACGGTCGAGTCAGTGGAGAGTGTAACCATTCGCAAGCCGTTTGGTGCAGTAGAAAACGTATCTTTGCAGGGAGAAGATCTTAAAAAAAACGAAGTAGTCATCGCTAGTGGCAGCTTCATCAATCCGGGAACGATCGCACTACTGGCAACTTTTGGCTATTCGCAAGTAGCGGTAAGCAAACAGCCAGTTGTCGGCATACTTTCTACTGGAACCGAATTATTGTCCGTTGGAGATGACTTAGCACCAGGAAAAATTCGCAATAGCAACGGTCCGATGATTGTCGCGCAGCTAAAGCGAATGGGCTTACACTGCAAGATGTACGGCATGTCAATTGATCAATTAGATGAAAGTTACGAAGTGGTCAAAAAAGCAGCAGCAGAAACCGATTGCCTGATTACGACAGGAGGCGTTTCCGTCGGTGATTTTGATTTTTTACCGGCAATTTACGAACGGCTTGGAGCCGAGGTATTATTCAATAAAGTTGCTATGAGACCAGGCAGTGTAACAACGGTAGCAGTAGCGAATGGACGCTATTTATTCGGGTTATCGGGAAACCCATCTGCTTGCTTTACGGGATTTGAATTGTTTGTTCGACCTGCGCTTTTAAAAATGATGAGTGCCAGTAAACTATACTTGCCGCATACAACGGCGCGATTGGGTGAAGATTTCACTAAAGCCAACCCTTTTACTCGGTTTATTCGCGCTCTTTATAACGGCGACACTGTGTCACCGGCCGGCTTTAATAAATCCAACGCCGTATCATCCATCGCACGGGGCAATGCTTTGATTGTGTTGCCAGGCGGCACGCGTGGTTATCAGTCAGGCGATGCGGTAGATGTCTTGCTTCTTGGCGTAGAAGAAGGGTCTGATCGGTGGACACTGTGA